The following are encoded together in the Chiloscyllium plagiosum isolate BGI_BamShark_2017 chromosome 1, ASM401019v2, whole genome shotgun sequence genome:
- the rrh gene encoding visual pigment-like receptor peropsin isoform X2 yields MFVKFKEFRTATNAIIANLAFTDIGVSAIGYPMSTASDLHGSWKFGHAGCQAYAALNIFFGMSSIGLLTVVAIDRYLMISKPDLGRKMTNVTYTTMITVAWVNGLFWALMPIMGWASYAPDPTGATCTINWRNNDSLFVSYTITVIAVNFVVPLSIMVFCYYNVSKTVKRFMHHDVLENLTLDWSDQLDVTKMSVMMIAMFLVAWSPYSIVCLWSSFGDPKFIPPAMAIVAPLFAKSSTFYNPCIYVIANKKFRRAIIAMVCCQTQQDLTISHTLPMTTSQAPLTELNSFI; encoded by the exons ATGTTTGTTAAGTTCAAGGAGTTCCGCACAGCCACCAATGCAATTATTGCGAACTTGGCTTTCACTGACATTGGGGTGAGTGCTATTGGTTACCCAATGTCAACTGCTTCAGACCTGCATGGCAGCTGGAAGTTTGGCCATGCAGGCTGTCAG GCTTATGCAGCTTTAAATATCTTTTTTGGGATGTCAAGTATTGGGTTACTTACTGTAGTCGCTATTGACCGATACCTGATGATTAGTAAGCCTGATTTAG GAAGAAAGATGACCAATGTTACCTATACAACTATGATCACTGTTGCCTGGGTGAATGGTCTCTTCTGGGCTCTGATGCCAATAATGGGTTGGGCGAGTTATGCCCCAGATCCAACAGGAGCTACATGTACCATCAATTGGAGGAACAATGACTC GTTGTTTGTTTCCTATACAATAACAGTCATTGCAGTTAATTTTGTGGTACCACTGTCGATCATGGTCTTCTGCTATTACAATGTATCAAAAACTGTGAAAAGGTTTATGCACCACGATGTTCTAGAAAATTTAACCTTGGATTGGTCAGATCAACTTGATGTAACAAAA ATGTCTGTTATGATGATTGCGATGTTCCTAGTGGCTTGGTCTCCTTACTCCATTGTGTGCTTATGGTCTTCTTTTGGTGACCCAAAATTCATTCCACCTGCAATGGCAATTGTAGCTCCACTTTTTGCCAAGTCTTCCACTTTCTATAATCCTTGCATTTATGTCATTGCAAATAAGAA GTTTCGGAGGGCTATAATTGCAATGGTATGCTGCCAGACTCAACAGGATTTAACCATCAGTCACACTCTGCCTATGACCACCTCTCAGGCACCTTTAACAGAATTAAACTCTTTCATTTAA
- the rrh gene encoding visual pigment-like receptor peropsin isoform X1, translating to MEDDLETLFGNATFNSSRDSTEMESKSVFSQREHNIVATYLITAGVLSLLSNIIVLIMFVKFKEFRTATNAIIANLAFTDIGVSAIGYPMSTASDLHGSWKFGHAGCQAYAALNIFFGMSSIGLLTVVAIDRYLMISKPDLGRKMTNVTYTTMITVAWVNGLFWALMPIMGWASYAPDPTGATCTINWRNNDSLFVSYTITVIAVNFVVPLSIMVFCYYNVSKTVKRFMHHDVLENLTLDWSDQLDVTKMSVMMIAMFLVAWSPYSIVCLWSSFGDPKFIPPAMAIVAPLFAKSSTFYNPCIYVIANKKFRRAIIAMVCCQTQQDLTISHTLPMTTSQAPLTELNSFI from the exons ATGGAAGATGATTTGGAAACCCTCTTTGGGAATGCTACTTTCAATTCCTCCAGAGACTCAACTGAAATGGAATCCAAatctgtcttctctcagagggagcATAACATTGTTGCAACTTATTTGATAACTGCAG GAGTGTTAAGTCTACTCAGCAACATAATAGTGTTAATAATGTTTGTTAAGTTCAAGGAGTTCCGCACAGCCACCAATGCAATTATTGCGAACTTGGCTTTCACTGACATTGGGGTGAGTGCTATTGGTTACCCAATGTCAACTGCTTCAGACCTGCATGGCAGCTGGAAGTTTGGCCATGCAGGCTGTCAG GCTTATGCAGCTTTAAATATCTTTTTTGGGATGTCAAGTATTGGGTTACTTACTGTAGTCGCTATTGACCGATACCTGATGATTAGTAAGCCTGATTTAG GAAGAAAGATGACCAATGTTACCTATACAACTATGATCACTGTTGCCTGGGTGAATGGTCTCTTCTGGGCTCTGATGCCAATAATGGGTTGGGCGAGTTATGCCCCAGATCCAACAGGAGCTACATGTACCATCAATTGGAGGAACAATGACTC GTTGTTTGTTTCCTATACAATAACAGTCATTGCAGTTAATTTTGTGGTACCACTGTCGATCATGGTCTTCTGCTATTACAATGTATCAAAAACTGTGAAAAGGTTTATGCACCACGATGTTCTAGAAAATTTAACCTTGGATTGGTCAGATCAACTTGATGTAACAAAA ATGTCTGTTATGATGATTGCGATGTTCCTAGTGGCTTGGTCTCCTTACTCCATTGTGTGCTTATGGTCTTCTTTTGGTGACCCAAAATTCATTCCACCTGCAATGGCAATTGTAGCTCCACTTTTTGCCAAGTCTTCCACTTTCTATAATCCTTGCATTTATGTCATTGCAAATAAGAA GTTTCGGAGGGCTATAATTGCAATGGTATGCTGCCAGACTCAACAGGATTTAACCATCAGTCACACTCTGCCTATGACCACCTCTCAGGCACCTTTAACAGAATTAAACTCTTTCATTTAA